A stretch of the Chanos chanos chromosome 1, fChaCha1.1, whole genome shotgun sequence genome encodes the following:
- the LOC115819929 gene encoding beta-1,3-galactosyltransferase 2-like: MVFVLAFIIFVYINSSRPSGTWTDSLSWGRKHTKMATHSTTAGRRLSNQTIISPYLVAYPHDYYFILNESARCPSERPYLVLMVPVAPKDRASRDVIRSTWGNETTVLGKTVRLFFMLGLPGINGREQTQEEIFEESREHHDLLQSDFLDSYQNLTIKTLMILKWLSTYCSDASYALKADTDMFVNVRNLVKMLLKAPKKNYMTGIVAKHGTASRNPKSKWYLPVDVFPGNRFPPYAMGQAYAFSLDLPGKLLEAAKHVKAIYIEDAYVGLCMKHLGIRHTEPPSHSLFNLYLRYPQSRCFYSKIISVILRSREQIQEIWKNLKKPGPAC; encoded by the coding sequence ATGGTGTTTGTCCTGGCATTTATCATCTTCGTCTACATCAATTCATCAAGGCCATCAGGAACATGGACAGATTCACTGTCATGgggcagaaaacacacaaaaatggctACTCACTCAACCACAGCGGGTAGACGGCTTAGCAACCAGACTATAATCAGCCCATACCTAGTGGCTTACCCGCACGATTACTATTTCATCCTGAACGAGTCGGCAAGGTGTCCATCTGAACGCCCTTACCTGGTTCTCATGGTGCCTGTCGCTCCAAAGGACAGAGCTTCTCGTGACGTCATCCGCAGCACCTGGGGCAACGAGACTACGGTGCTGGGTAAGACAGTCCGTCTGTTCTTCATGCTGGGCCTCCCAGGGATCAACGGGAGGGAGCAAACTCAGGAAGAGATCtttgaggagagcagagagcacCATGACCTTCTACAGAGTGACTTCTTGGACAGTTACCAGAACCTGACCATCAAAACTTTGATGATTCTGAAATGGCTGTCCACGTACTGCTCAGACGCCTCCTACGCTTTGAAGGCCGACACGGACATGTTTGTCAACGTTCGCAACCTGGTGAAGATGCTTCTAAAGGCACCGAAGAAAAACTACATGACTGGAATCGTGGCTAAGCATGGCACAGCATCGCGTAATCCCAAGTCAAAATGGTACCTCCCGGTGGACGTGTTTCCTGGCAACAGGTTCCCTCCATATGCAATGGGCCAGGCTTATGCCTTTTCTTTAGACCTGCCCGGTAAGCTTCTGGAGGCAGCCAAACATGTTAAGGCAATCTATATCGAGGATGCGTATGTTGGCTTGTGTATGAAGCATTTGGGAATTCGCCATACTGAACcaccctcacactctctgttcAACCTCTACCTCAGGTACCCTCAGAGTCGGTGTTTCTACTCCAAGATCATTTCGGTCATTTTAAGGAGCAGAGAGCAGATACAGGAGATCTGGAAAAACTTAAAAAAGCCAGGGCCAGCTTGCTGA